The Candidatus Nitrosocosmicus arcticus genome includes a region encoding these proteins:
- a CDS encoding putative RNA uridine N3 methyltransferase, producing the protein MSFDVSIPDSFLYDTSTEIDKTLKIFQLSRALSIFRVNNLYIYHDKLLNASKKDLQFMVTILEYLDTPQYLRRKLYPKLEILKNVGKLHPIRSHHHKDRVEIRDVKSGEIRVGVVEKGRDAYFVDVGFNIPIEYNGKYRHDGRKVNVKLLKHKNSINAIDIEKNEITELYWGYNVYQIKDLKNIMEKFPVANIILTSKHANYFNPSENEFSRMNRSLGNNSILVVFGSPKFGLSSILSKDKMDISKYYSYNFFPNQGTQTVRLEESIYGVLSILNICLFSL; encoded by the coding sequence TTGAGTTTTGATGTTTCCATTCCAGATTCATTCCTATATGATACTTCGACAGAAATTGATAAAACACTGAAAATCTTTCAATTATCAAGAGCTTTATCGATTTTTAGAGTTAATAATCTATATATATACCATGACAAATTACTGAACGCAAGCAAAAAAGATCTTCAATTTATGGTAACTATTCTAGAATATCTGGATACACCTCAATATTTACGGAGGAAACTATATCCTAAACTTGAAATATTAAAAAATGTTGGCAAGCTTCATCCGATAAGATCGCATCATCATAAAGACAGGGTAGAAATAAGAGACGTAAAAAGCGGCGAAATTAGGGTCGGGGTTGTTGAGAAAGGACGGGATGCCTATTTTGTAGATGTCGGATTTAACATTCCAATTGAGTATAATGGTAAATATAGGCATGATGGTAGGAAAGTTAATGTAAAGTTATTAAAACACAAGAACTCCATTAATGCGATTGATATCGAAAAAAACGAAATAACAGAGCTATATTGGGGATACAATGTGTACCAAATAAAAGATTTAAAAAATATTATGGAAAAATTCCCGGTAGCAAACATTATCCTTACCTCGAAACATGCGAATTACTTTAACCCCTCTGAAAACGAGTTCTCTAGGATGAATAGATCTTTAGGCAATAATTCAATTTTAGTTGTTTTTGGATCACCAAAATTTGGATTAAGTTCGATTTTGTCAAAGGATAAAATGGACATTTCTAAATATTATTCCTATAACTTCTTTCCAAATCAGGGTACTCAAACCGTTAGGTTAGAGGAATCAATATACGGAGTATTGTCTATCCTGAATATTTGTTTATTTTCTCTCTAG